One segment of Streptosporangium brasiliense DNA contains the following:
- a CDS encoding serine/threonine protein kinase, which produces MIPRVSVPWALTGKYLIERLLLQNDECDLYLARPRKGDATPVTLRVYRPGLSLDPALLERLSGLITGEPYTTRLIEHDRVGAAWLVQEFLPLGTLRDLMSTGPLPEERSLEIVAAVARCLDIWQGALGHVVGDFGPDDLLVRQTGPLVLALGHHRAAQWAALPAGTSWPVPPETVEGVRGAPAAWWTLGVVVHELLTGRPPVFGPGDAAVDLGAVGEERWERLLAGLLSVDPATRWDGEAVRSWLAGAAPEVAPVRRYAPLEFADRSHATPAALAIDLTARPGAAESWLREGGRARLATWLDREVRDGRFDRAWLEETTPGPVAVAAFAAAFTAGLRPRYRGMAIDADGLLDLARGGSSGHHAVAETVAAGALAHAARHRCAHPECPEGTAGGCARLLRAETEVPVIMAEVRGVLDRLYDVVGEVSEETWERGVAAAVELCLVPQAARTHRWRLRAGGLHPMRRAAIGRVTWWSEQRGRALKGRPEELETRAAIVSVLLLTSSADAAGRQLAEESREELRRRRQELADQGRSVAVRVARGAESLWLELRVRYPSIRAAVTRTLVDLAESGFSRGQEIWRGVRARRQHRRAAGQQERRRVGRP; this is translated from the coding sequence ATGATCCCGCGCGTCTCCGTCCCCTGGGCCCTCACCGGGAAATACCTCATCGAGCGGCTCCTGCTCCAGAACGACGAGTGCGATCTCTATCTGGCGCGTCCCCGCAAGGGTGACGCCACGCCGGTGACGCTCAGGGTCTACCGGCCGGGACTGAGCCTGGACCCGGCCCTGCTGGAACGGCTGAGCGGCCTGATCACGGGGGAGCCGTACACCACGAGGCTGATCGAGCACGACCGGGTGGGGGCGGCGTGGCTGGTCCAGGAGTTCCTCCCGCTGGGGACCCTCCGCGACCTGATGAGCACCGGGCCGCTGCCGGAGGAGCGGTCGCTTGAGATCGTGGCCGCCGTCGCGCGCTGCCTCGACATCTGGCAGGGCGCTCTCGGGCACGTGGTCGGCGACTTCGGCCCCGACGACCTGCTGGTCAGGCAGACCGGCCCGCTGGTGCTGGCGCTGGGCCACCACCGTGCCGCGCAGTGGGCGGCCCTGCCGGCCGGCACGTCCTGGCCGGTGCCGCCCGAGACCGTCGAGGGGGTCCGCGGGGCCCCCGCCGCCTGGTGGACGCTGGGCGTCGTCGTCCACGAGCTCCTGACCGGCCGCCCCCCGGTGTTCGGGCCCGGCGACGCGGCCGTCGACCTCGGAGCCGTCGGCGAGGAGCGCTGGGAGCGGCTGCTGGCCGGACTGCTGAGCGTCGACCCGGCCACGCGCTGGGACGGCGAGGCGGTCCGGTCGTGGCTGGCCGGCGCGGCGCCCGAGGTCGCGCCCGTCCGCCGGTACGCGCCCCTGGAGTTCGCCGACCGCTCCCACGCCACCCCGGCCGCGCTGGCGATCGACCTGACGGCCCGGCCGGGGGCCGCCGAGTCGTGGCTGCGCGAGGGCGGCCGCGCCCGGCTCGCGACCTGGCTGGACCGGGAGGTCCGGGACGGGCGCTTCGACCGCGCGTGGCTTGAGGAGACCACGCCCGGACCCGTGGCCGTCGCCGCCTTCGCCGCGGCCTTCACGGCCGGGCTGCGGCCGAGATACCGGGGGATGGCGATCGACGCCGACGGCCTCCTCGACCTGGCCAGGGGCGGGTCGTCCGGCCACCACGCCGTCGCCGAGACGGTGGCGGCCGGCGCGCTCGCGCACGCGGCCCGGCACCGCTGCGCGCATCCGGAATGCCCGGAGGGTACGGCGGGCGGGTGCGCGCGCCTGCTCAGGGCCGAGACCGAGGTCCCCGTCATCATGGCCGAGGTGCGGGGCGTGCTCGACCGGCTGTACGACGTCGTCGGCGAGGTCTCCGAGGAGACCTGGGAGCGGGGCGTGGCGGCGGCCGTCGAGCTGTGCCTGGTCCCGCAGGCGGCCCGCACGCACCGGTGGCGGCTGCGCGCCGGCGGCCTGCATCCGATGCGGCGGGCCGCGATCGGACGGGTCACCTGGTGGTCGGAGCAGCGCGGGCGCGCCCTGAAGGGCAGGCCCGAGGAGCTGGAGACCCGCGCCGCCATCGTGTCGGTGCTCCTGCTCACCTCGAGCGCCGACGCGGCCGGCCGGCAGCTCGCCGAGGAGAGCCGGGAGGAGCTCCGGCGCCGGCGGCAGGAGCTCGCCGACCAGGGACGCTCGGTCGCGGTGCGGGTCGCCAGGGGCGCCGAGTCCCTCTGGCTGGAGCTGCGGGTGCGCTACCCGTCGATCAGGGCGGCGGTGACACGGACGCTGGTGGACCTGGCCGAGAGCGGGTTCTCCCGCGGTCAGGAGATCTGGCGCGGCGTGCGGGCGCGCCGGCAGCACCGCCGGGCAGCCGGTCAGCAGGAGCGGCGGCGGGTGGGGCGGCCGTAG
- a CDS encoding alkaline phosphatase family protein, with translation MTSLLVLDVVGLTPRALEHMPRLRAVADGGFQASLGTVLPAVTCSVQSTFLTGLLPAGHGIVGNGWYFRDLGEVLLWRQHNALVAGERLWEAARRVRPGYTVANVCWWYAMGADVDWTVTPRPIYHADGRKDPDCYTDPPELHDALTARLGDFPLFSYWGAGAGIASSEWICRATEQIMRTHGPDLTLAYVPHLDYDLQRHGPSDPRAAAAAADLDRVLAPLLEAAAARGSTVVALSEYGITEVSRPVDVNRLLRAEGLLRVHTQAGMEYLDPWTSRAFAVADHQVAHVYVRDPADVPAVAELCAALPGVAEVLDGGGKARHGLDHPRAGELVLVAEPDAWFTYYYWLDDARAPDFARLVDIHRKPGYDPAELFFDPAGPGAAKRRAAAALLRKKLGMRYMMSVVGLDAGARAVRGSHGRLPADPRDAPVLLCSDPAAAREHFAATEVKDLLLGLAGAGG, from the coding sequence ATGACATCACTGCTGGTCCTCGACGTGGTCGGGCTGACCCCGCGGGCGCTGGAGCACATGCCCCGGCTGCGCGCCGTCGCCGACGGCGGCTTCCAGGCGTCGCTCGGGACGGTGCTGCCCGCCGTCACCTGCTCGGTACAGTCGACCTTCCTCACCGGACTGCTCCCGGCCGGCCACGGCATCGTGGGCAACGGCTGGTACTTCCGCGACCTGGGGGAGGTGCTGCTGTGGCGGCAGCACAACGCGCTGGTCGCCGGGGAGAGGCTCTGGGAGGCCGCCCGGAGGGTCCGCCCCGGCTACACGGTGGCCAACGTGTGCTGGTGGTACGCCATGGGCGCCGACGTCGACTGGACCGTCACCCCGCGGCCGATCTACCACGCCGACGGGCGAAAGGACCCCGACTGCTACACCGACCCACCGGAACTGCACGACGCGCTCACCGCCCGGCTGGGGGACTTCCCGCTGTTCAGCTACTGGGGAGCGGGGGCGGGGATCGCCTCGTCGGAGTGGATCTGCCGGGCCACCGAGCAGATCATGAGAACGCACGGTCCCGACCTCACCCTCGCCTACGTGCCGCACCTGGACTACGACCTGCAGCGCCACGGCCCCTCCGATCCGCGCGCGGCCGCCGCGGCCGCCGACCTGGACCGGGTGCTGGCACCACTGCTGGAGGCGGCGGCCGCCCGGGGGAGCACGGTCGTGGCGCTGTCGGAGTACGGCATCACGGAGGTCTCCCGCCCGGTCGACGTCAACCGGCTGCTGCGCGCCGAGGGGCTGCTGCGGGTGCACACCCAGGCGGGTATGGAGTATCTGGACCCGTGGACGTCACGGGCGTTCGCCGTGGCCGACCACCAGGTGGCCCACGTCTACGTGCGCGACCCGGCCGACGTGCCGGCCGTGGCCGAGCTGTGCGCGGCCCTGCCCGGCGTGGCCGAGGTGCTCGACGGCGGGGGCAAGGCCCGGCACGGGCTGGACCACCCCCGCGCCGGGGAGCTCGTCCTGGTCGCCGAGCCCGACGCCTGGTTCACCTACTACTACTGGCTCGACGACGCCCGGGCGCCGGACTTCGCGCGCCTGGTCGACATCCACCGCAAGCCGGGCTACGACCCGGCGGAGCTGTTCTTCGACCCGGCGGGGCCGGGCGCGGCCAAGCGCCGCGCCGCCGCGGCGCTGCTGCGCAAGAAGCTCGGCATGCGCTACATGATGAGCGTGGTCGGGCTCGACGCGGGGGCACGGGCCGTGCGGGGATCCCACGGGCGGCTCCCGGCCGACCCGCGCGACGCGCCGGTCCTGCTCTGCTCCGATCCCGCCGCGGCCAGGGAGCACTTCGCCGCCACCGAGGTCAAGGACCTGCTGCTCGGCCTGGCCGGCGCGGGCGGGTAG
- the eboE gene encoding metabolite traffic protein EboE has protein sequence MRLRHPGGRLLHLSYCTNVHPAEDLAGIVGQLDEYALPIRERLGSEVLGLGLWLAAPVAEAIAVDGGARRRFRRELDVRGLEVVTLNGFPYRSFQDPVVKQAVYHPDWTTPERLRYTLDLARVLADLLPDDAARGSISTLPLAWRHPWDGARAAAAAFMLDELAAGLADIERRTGRVIRVAFEPEPGCVVETTGQAVAALSGADTDRLGVCLDLAHLACAWERPADALRALGRARVPVVKVQLSNALETDDPDALREYAEPRFLHQTRNPAGGAADDLDEAFAAGLPGPWRVHYHVPLHSSPAAPLATTAPLLRDALGELVGAADAACDHFDVETYTWGVLPAAQRPRTPGQLADGIAAELAFARAELCGLGMSA, from the coding sequence ATGCGCCTGCGGCACCCGGGAGGACGCCTGCTCCACCTGAGCTACTGCACCAACGTGCACCCGGCCGAGGACCTCGCCGGCATCGTCGGGCAGCTCGACGAGTACGCGCTGCCGATCCGCGAGCGCCTCGGCAGCGAGGTGCTCGGGCTCGGGCTCTGGCTGGCCGCGCCGGTGGCCGAGGCGATCGCCGTCGACGGCGGCGCGCGCAGGCGCTTCCGCCGCGAGCTGGACGTGCGCGGCCTGGAAGTGGTGACGCTCAACGGCTTCCCCTACCGCTCGTTCCAGGACCCCGTGGTCAAACAGGCGGTCTACCACCCCGACTGGACCACCCCCGAACGCCTGCGCTACACCCTCGACCTGGCGCGCGTCCTGGCCGACCTGCTCCCGGACGACGCGGCGCGGGGATCCATCTCCACGCTGCCGCTGGCGTGGCGGCACCCCTGGGACGGCGCCCGCGCCGCCGCCGCCGCGTTCATGCTCGACGAGCTCGCCGCGGGGCTGGCCGACATCGAGCGCCGGACGGGGCGGGTCATCAGGGTCGCCTTCGAGCCGGAGCCCGGCTGCGTGGTCGAGACCACCGGCCAGGCCGTCGCCGCGCTCTCCGGCGCCGACACCGACCGGCTCGGCGTCTGCCTGGATCTCGCGCACCTCGCGTGCGCGTGGGAGAGGCCCGCCGACGCGCTGCGCGCGCTCGGCCGGGCACGGGTGCCGGTGGTGAAGGTCCAGCTCTCCAACGCGCTGGAGACCGACGACCCCGACGCGCTGCGGGAGTACGCCGAACCGCGTTTCCTGCACCAGACCCGCAACCCCGCGGGAGGCGCCGCCGACGACCTGGACGAGGCCTTCGCGGCGGGACTGCCCGGTCCCTGGCGGGTCCACTACCACGTGCCGCTGCACTCCTCCCCGGCCGCGCCGCTGGCCACGACCGCGCCGCTGCTGCGTGACGCGCTCGGCGAGCTGGTCGGCGCCGCCGACGCGGCCTGCGACCACTTCGACGTGGAGACCTACACCTGGGGTGTGCTCCCCGCGGCGCAGCGCCCGCGCACCCCCGGCCAGCTCGCCGACGGCATCGCCGCCGAGCTGGCCTTCGCCCGTGCCGAACTGTGCGGTCTGGGGATGAGCGCATGA
- a CDS encoding TatD family hydrolase, translating to MRIFDPHIHMTSRTTDDYTRMAAAGVRAVVEPAFWLGQPRTNPGSFTDYFDSLIGWEPYRAGNFGIRHHATIALNPKEAGDPRCRPVLDLLPRYLDKDGVVAVGEIGYDSMTPEEDEVFAAQLALAVEHDLPALVHTPHRDKARGTRRSLEVVAESGIPPGRVAIDHLNEVTVDLVHDSGCWMGFSIYPGTKMSPPRMVEIMRTHGLERMLVNSAADWGVSDPLLTLETGKAMLAAGYTDDDVDRVLWRNPAEFYGQSGRLDLSAVGDAGPAFEGSSILRGGS from the coding sequence ATGCGCATCTTCGACCCCCACATCCACATGACCTCGCGCACCACCGACGACTACACGAGAATGGCGGCCGCCGGAGTCCGCGCGGTCGTCGAACCGGCCTTCTGGCTGGGCCAGCCCCGCACCAACCCCGGCTCCTTCACCGACTACTTCGACTCGCTGATCGGCTGGGAACCGTACCGGGCCGGCAACTTCGGCATCCGCCACCACGCCACGATCGCGCTCAACCCCAAGGAGGCGGGTGACCCGCGCTGCCGGCCGGTGCTCGACCTGCTGCCCCGCTACCTCGACAAGGACGGCGTCGTCGCGGTCGGCGAGATCGGCTACGACTCGATGACCCCGGAGGAGGACGAGGTGTTCGCCGCGCAGCTCGCGCTGGCCGTCGAGCACGACCTGCCCGCGCTGGTGCACACCCCGCACCGGGACAAGGCCCGCGGCACCCGGCGCAGCCTGGAGGTCGTCGCCGAGTCCGGCATCCCGCCGGGGCGCGTCGCCATCGACCACCTCAACGAGGTGACCGTGGACCTCGTGCACGACTCCGGCTGCTGGATGGGGTTCTCCATCTACCCCGGCACCAAGATGTCGCCACCCCGCATGGTGGAGATCATGCGGACCCACGGGCTGGAGCGGATGCTGGTCAACTCGGCCGCCGACTGGGGCGTCTCGGACCCGCTGCTGACCCTGGAGACCGGGAAGGCGATGCTCGCCGCGGGCTACACCGACGACGACGTCGACCGGGTGCTCTGGCGCAACCCGGCGGAGTTCTACGGCCAGTCGGGACGGCTCGACCTGTCCGCCGTCGGCGACGCCGGGCCCGCCTTCGAGGGCAGCTCGATCCTGCGGGGAGGCAGCTGA
- a CDS encoding EboA domain-containing protein — protein MGPERLRAALPAVPARGWLDGALARLAERPETVGRSFAAAGRNAGRAPLPDAPGWTADEAVRALLLAALPPDRAAEEVTALYRYGDPDEKRAVLKALPMLAVGPAAPPLLHDAIRTNDARLVAAALGPCARDLDQAAWRQAVLKCVFMGVPLAAVDALAERADPELAVMLAALAEERAAAGRSIPADATALLNRLTAEKEA, from the coding sequence ATGGGACCGGAACGACTGCGGGCCGCGCTGCCGGCCGTACCGGCGCGGGGATGGCTGGACGGCGCGCTGGCGCGCCTGGCGGAGCGGCCCGAGACGGTCGGGCGGTCCTTCGCCGCCGCCGGGCGCAACGCCGGGCGGGCGCCGCTGCCGGACGCCCCGGGCTGGACGGCGGACGAGGCCGTCAGGGCGCTGCTGCTGGCCGCGCTGCCGCCGGACCGGGCCGCCGAGGAGGTCACCGCCCTCTACCGGTACGGCGACCCCGACGAGAAGCGCGCGGTGCTCAAGGCGCTGCCGATGCTGGCGGTCGGCCCGGCGGCCCCACCCCTGCTCCACGACGCGATCCGCACCAACGACGCCCGCCTGGTGGCCGCGGCGCTCGGCCCCTGCGCCCGCGACCTCGACCAGGCGGCGTGGCGGCAGGCGGTGCTCAAGTGCGTGTTCATGGGCGTCCCGCTGGCGGCGGTGGACGCCCTGGCCGAGCGGGCGGACCCGGAACTGGCCGTGATGCTGGCCGCGCTGGCCGAGGAGCGCGCCGCCGCCGGGCGCTCGATCCCCGCGGACGCGACCGCCCTGCTCAACCGGCTGACAGCCGAGAAGGAGGCTTGA
- a CDS encoding sugar phosphate isomerase/epimerase family protein codes for MSAALRFGYGTNGFANHRLADACEVIADLGYTGVALTLDHGHLDPYAGGLARRVAALADRLRGLGLAVVIETGARYLLDPRRKHAPTLLHDERRTRLDFLRRAIAIGADLGAEAVSFWAGVRPAGVAEGVAWERLVDGCAQLVGPAEAAGLPLGFEPEPGMLVETVAGWRRLRAALGAPAVFGLTLDIGHCRCVEPEPVPACVRAVADHLVNVQIDDMRRGVHEHLEFGEGEIDFPPVLRALGEIGYRGLVAVELPRHSHAAPAVAARSIDFLRAAGAQGAGDRTTGGGAAARTAAGGEEP; via the coding sequence GTGAGCGCCGCCCTCAGGTTCGGCTACGGGACCAACGGGTTCGCCAACCACCGGCTGGCCGACGCCTGCGAGGTCATCGCTGACCTCGGCTACACCGGCGTGGCCCTGACGCTCGACCACGGCCATCTCGACCCCTACGCCGGCGGGCTGGCCCGGAGGGTGGCGGCGCTGGCCGACCGGCTGCGCGGCCTCGGCCTCGCGGTGGTGATCGAGACCGGCGCGCGCTACCTGCTGGACCCCCGGCGCAAGCACGCTCCCACCCTGCTGCACGACGAGCGGCGGACGCGGCTGGACTTCCTGCGCAGGGCGATCGCGATAGGCGCCGACCTGGGCGCCGAGGCGGTGTCCTTCTGGGCGGGCGTGCGCCCGGCCGGGGTGGCGGAGGGGGTCGCCTGGGAACGCCTCGTGGACGGCTGCGCCCAGCTCGTCGGCCCCGCCGAGGCCGCGGGCCTGCCCCTGGGCTTCGAGCCCGAACCGGGGATGCTCGTCGAGACGGTCGCCGGGTGGCGGCGGCTGCGTGCGGCGCTCGGCGCGCCGGCTGTCTTCGGCCTGACCCTCGACATCGGCCACTGCCGCTGCGTCGAGCCGGAGCCGGTGCCCGCCTGCGTGCGGGCCGTCGCCGACCACCTGGTCAACGTGCAGATCGACGACATGCGCCGGGGCGTGCACGAGCACCTGGAGTTCGGGGAGGGGGAGATCGACTTCCCGCCGGTGCTGCGCGCGCTCGGCGAGATCGGCTACCGCGGGCTGGTCGCGGTCGAGCTCCCCCGCCATTCGCACGCCGCGCCGGCCGTGGCCGCCCGCTCGATCGACTTCCTGCGCGCGGCCGGAGCGCAGGGCGCCGGAGATCGCACCACCGGAGGGGGCGCCGCCGCGAGGACGGCCGCCGGAGGGGAGGAGCCGTGA
- a CDS encoding SCO3242 family prenyltransferase, protein MAAVRDLLELVRGPAVLSVPGDVVAGGSAAGTLGRRTPALAAASVCLYWAGMAANDWADRHLDAVERPRRPIPSGRVSPGLALAAAAGLTGAGLAAAGLAAGRRGLAVAVPLAAAIWTYDLLAKDTPAGPAVMAACRALDVLLGACPAAGRPDSRDGTGFRGGTGFRAGTDSRGGTGFRGGTGFRAGTDLRDGTGFQGGTGAPPGGGPRAWPPPRTFAAALPPALAVAAHTYMITSLSRREVSGADRLLPTATLAATAALAAGVAAAGRGRGAGRGPALQAALASWYLARFGSAQARAVADPSAPRIRGAVGTGITVLPALQGALAVRAGAVPAGLAVAVAAPLGRRLARKVSPT, encoded by the coding sequence ATGGCGGCGGTACGCGACCTCCTGGAGCTGGTGCGCGGGCCGGCCGTGCTGTCCGTGCCGGGTGACGTCGTGGCCGGCGGCTCGGCCGCCGGGACGCTCGGCCGCCGGACACCGGCACTGGCAGCCGCGTCGGTCTGCCTGTACTGGGCCGGGATGGCGGCCAACGACTGGGCCGACCGCCACCTGGACGCGGTGGAACGCCCGCGGCGGCCGATACCGTCCGGCCGGGTGTCTCCGGGGCTGGCGCTGGCGGCCGCCGCCGGGCTGACCGGCGCGGGCCTGGCGGCGGCCGGGCTCGCCGCCGGCCGCCGGGGGCTCGCCGTGGCCGTGCCGCTCGCCGCCGCCATATGGACCTACGACCTGCTGGCGAAGGACACGCCCGCCGGTCCCGCCGTGATGGCCGCCTGCCGTGCCCTGGACGTGCTGCTCGGCGCGTGTCCCGCCGCCGGCCGTCCGGACTCCAGGGACGGGACGGGCTTCAGGGGCGGGACAGGCTTCCGAGCTGGGACGGACTCCAGGGGCGGGACGGGCTTCAGGGGCGGGACGGGCTTCCGAGCTGGGACGGACCTCAGGGACGGGACGGGCTTCCAAGGCGGGACGGGAGCGCCGCCGGGCGGGGGGCCGCGGGCGTGGCCGCCGCCGCGCACGTTCGCCGCCGCGCTGCCCCCCGCCCTCGCGGTCGCCGCCCACACCTACATGATCACCTCGCTGTCGCGGCGCGAGGTGTCCGGCGCCGACCGCCTGCTGCCCACGGCGACCCTGGCCGCTACGGCGGCGCTGGCCGCGGGGGTCGCCGCCGCCGGACGCGGGCGGGGCGCCGGCCGGGGACCGGCCCTCCAGGCGGCGCTCGCCTCCTGGTATCTCGCGCGGTTCGGATCCGCCCAGGCCAGGGCCGTCGCCGACCCCTCCGCGCCACGGATCCGCGGCGCCGTCGGGACCGGCATCACCGTGCTGCCCGCGCTGCAGGGCGCGCTCGCCGTCCGCGCCGGCGCCGTCCCCGCAGGACTGGCCGTGGCGGTGGCCGCCCCGCTCGGCCGGCGGCTCGCCCGGAAGGTCTCACCGACGTGA
- a CDS encoding inositol-3-phosphate synthase produces MLAETLGYTPQGTTRIEYLEDIGDFKTAWDLVTFEGFLGVPMRMEFTWHGCDSALAAPLVLDLARLTAAAHRSGRVGPLTELAFFFKDPLGPQPHALAEQWRVLCDFVAGLEPRERS; encoded by the coding sequence GTGCTGGCCGAGACGCTCGGCTACACCCCCCAGGGCACCACCCGCATCGAGTATCTGGAGGACATCGGCGACTTCAAGACCGCCTGGGACCTGGTGACCTTCGAGGGGTTCCTCGGCGTGCCGATGCGCATGGAGTTCACCTGGCACGGCTGCGACTCCGCGCTCGCCGCGCCCCTGGTGCTCGACCTGGCACGGCTGACCGCGGCGGCGCACCGGTCCGGGCGGGTCGGCCCGCTCACCGAGCTCGCCTTCTTCTTCAAGGATCCGCTCGGGCCGCAGCCGCACGCCCTGGCCGAGCAGTGGCGGGTGCTGTGCGACTTCGTCGCCGGGCTCGAGCCGCGGGAGCGGTCCTGA
- a CDS encoding inositol-3-phosphate synthase, with protein MRTGVWLVGARGSVAATSVIGALALRAGLVGPTGCVTELPGLRHPGIPGPGDLVFGGHDVSSTPLAKKADALAVAGVVPAWLVRALHDELPAVERELRPAPEAGDQAGTAELIGADLTDFRRRHGLDRVVVINVSTTEPAPEPHPAHADLAALEAELPRSRTLLPASALYAYAAFGSGCPYVGLHPVDPVARLPALDQLARRQGLPYGGHDGKTGETLVKSVLAPMFALRNLRVRTWSGINLLGGGRDGGQPRRAGAQRGQDRPASSGCWPRRSATPPRAPPASSIWRTSATSRPPGTW; from the coding sequence ATGCGTACAGGAGTGTGGCTGGTGGGAGCGCGGGGATCGGTCGCCGCCACCAGCGTGATCGGGGCCCTCGCGCTGCGCGCGGGCCTGGTCGGTCCGACCGGCTGCGTCACCGAGCTGCCCGGACTGCGCCACCCGGGGATCCCCGGTCCGGGGGATCTCGTCTTCGGCGGGCACGACGTCTCCTCGACGCCCCTGGCCAAGAAGGCCGACGCGCTGGCCGTCGCCGGGGTGGTGCCGGCGTGGCTGGTCAGAGCGCTCCACGACGAGCTGCCGGCGGTCGAGCGGGAGCTGCGGCCGGCGCCCGAGGCCGGCGACCAGGCGGGGACGGCGGAGCTGATAGGCGCCGACCTGACCGATTTCCGGCGGCGGCACGGCCTGGACCGGGTCGTCGTGATCAACGTGTCGACCACCGAGCCGGCGCCCGAGCCGCACCCCGCGCACGCCGACCTGGCGGCGCTGGAGGCCGAGCTGCCCCGCTCGCGGACGCTGCTGCCCGCGAGCGCGCTCTACGCCTACGCCGCCTTCGGCAGCGGCTGCCCCTACGTGGGACTTCACCCCGTCGACCCGGTGGCCCGGCTGCCCGCCCTGGACCAGCTCGCCAGGCGGCAGGGCCTGCCGTACGGCGGGCACGACGGCAAGACCGGTGAGACGCTGGTCAAGTCGGTGCTCGCCCCGATGTTCGCCCTGCGCAACCTGCGGGTGCGGACGTGGTCGGGGATCAACCTGCTGGGCGGCGGGCGGGACGGCGGCCAACCTCGCCGAGCCGGCGCCCAACGCGGCCAAGACCGCCCAGCAAGCAGCGGGTGCTGGCCGAGACGCTCGGCTACACCCCCCAGGGCACCACCCGCATCGAGTATCTGGAGGACATCGGCGACTTCAAGACCGCCTGGGACCTGGTGA
- a CDS encoding alpha/beta fold hydrolase, translating into MSKSLATVVATLLAVGGPSAAAAIPAAASGTPLQEWRTCPGDKIGMECADLQVPVDWQKPGGRKITLKLGRLKATGTSEGSVLVAYGGPGGPGIAITQSVPGWWTGLRERMDIVTWDTRGYGEQFRGLSTGLPCAWTRVPVPDVPEDDADFGRLSDTNRGYAEACRLKDPELFAHMTSADQARDMEAIREALGGGRLNYYGASYAGFYGQAYARLFPGQVRTMVLDGTWNHSAADWPRELEEMARSNEEFMRRVFTWCAANDCRDVPGLWRKVIDRAERAPIPTTTPDVAYKARDLQSFALAMARQGTPGWPSLVRAIRKAAEGDASDFVPARGSRYPDQATGVTECADWPRYAGLKELTAATDRLRRIAPLTGSANTMASATLSCIGWPVPVTNPPAPLPAGLPPILGAGAWGESDAVQRALALVPGSVTIRHDGPGHTLYGDNPCARERIDRYLTDRTLPPPGTAC; encoded by the coding sequence ATGTCGAAATCCCTCGCCACCGTCGTGGCCACCCTGCTGGCCGTGGGCGGCCCGTCCGCCGCGGCGGCCATCCCCGCCGCCGCGTCCGGGACGCCCCTTCAGGAGTGGCGGACCTGCCCCGGCGACAAGATCGGCATGGAGTGCGCCGACCTCCAGGTCCCGGTGGACTGGCAGAAGCCCGGCGGCCGCAAGATCACCTTGAAGCTGGGCAGGCTGAAGGCCACCGGCACCTCAGAGGGCTCCGTCCTGGTGGCCTACGGCGGCCCCGGCGGCCCGGGCATCGCCATCACGCAGTCCGTCCCCGGCTGGTGGACCGGGCTCCGCGAGCGCATGGACATCGTCACGTGGGACACCCGCGGCTACGGCGAGCAGTTCCGGGGCCTCAGCACCGGCCTGCCGTGCGCCTGGACCCGCGTCCCCGTTCCGGACGTCCCCGAGGACGACGCCGACTTCGGCCGCCTGTCCGACACCAACCGAGGCTACGCCGAAGCCTGCCGGCTCAAGGATCCCGAGCTGTTCGCCCACATGACCTCGGCGGACCAGGCCAGAGACATGGAGGCGATCAGGGAGGCCCTGGGCGGCGGCAGGCTCAACTACTACGGCGCCTCCTACGCGGGCTTCTACGGCCAGGCCTACGCCCGCCTCTTCCCCGGCCAGGTCCGCACGATGGTCCTCGACGGCACGTGGAACCACAGCGCCGCCGACTGGCCTCGCGAGCTGGAGGAGATGGCCAGGTCCAACGAGGAGTTCATGCGACGCGTCTTCACCTGGTGCGCCGCCAACGACTGCCGGGACGTGCCCGGCCTCTGGCGCAAGGTGATCGACCGGGCGGAGCGCGCCCCCATTCCCACGACGACCCCCGACGTGGCCTACAAGGCCCGCGACCTCCAGTCCTTCGCCCTGGCCATGGCCCGGCAGGGCACGCCGGGCTGGCCCTCGCTGGTGCGGGCGATCCGCAAGGCGGCCGAGGGCGACGCCTCCGACTTCGTGCCCGCTCGCGGCAGCCGCTATCCCGACCAGGCCACGGGTGTCACGGAATGCGCCGACTGGCCGCGCTACGCCGGCCTCAAGGAGCTGACCGCGGCCACCGACCGGCTGCGCCGGATCGCCCCCCTCACGGGCAGCGCCAACACGATGGCCTCGGCGACCCTGAGCTGCATCGGCTGGCCCGTGCCGGTGACCAACCCGCCCGCCCCCCTTCCCGCGGGCCTGCCCCCCATCCTGGGCGCGGGCGCGTGGGGCGAATCGGACGCGGTGCAACGCGCCCTGGCCTTGGTCCCGGGCAGCGTCACCATCCGCCACGACGGCCCCGGCCACACCCTCTACGGCGACAACCCCTGCGCCCGCGAGCGCATCGACCGCTACCTCACCGACCGGACGCTGCCCCCGCCCGGCACCGCATGCTGA